In Deltaproteobacteria bacterium, a single genomic region encodes these proteins:
- a CDS encoding P-II family nitrogen regulator — MLKKIEAIIKPFKLDEVKDALNELGIKGMTITEVKGFGRQKGHTEVYRGAEYVIDFLPKVKIEIVVDQDLAGKVIEAIQKAAKTGKIGDGKIFVFPVEDVIRIRTGEQGKEAI, encoded by the coding sequence ATGCTAAAAAAAATAGAGGCTATTATCAAACCCTTTAAATTGGACGAAGTCAAAGACGCCTTGAATGAATTAGGGATCAAGGGCATGACCATTACCGAAGTCAAAGGATTCGGCCGGCAAAAAGGGCATACGGAAGTCTATCGGGGGGCCGAATATGTGATCGACTTTCTACCGAAGGTCAAAATCGAAATCGTGGTCGATCAGGATTTGGCCGGTAAGGTCATCGAGGCCATACAAAAAGCCGCCAAAACCGGAAAGATCGGGGATGGGAAAATTTTCGTTTTCCCGGTGGAAGACGTCATCCGCATCCGGACCGGCGAGCAGGGGAAAGAAGCGATTTAG
- the glnD gene encoding [protein-PII] uridylyltransferase has translation MSEPLHKKYLTEQRQKLKERHDQGEAGLAVAAWHASFIDVFIISVFSSMEARASLGLEGGGQACVVLGLGGYGRKELAPFSDIDLLFLCSDTIAPQIKEVIRKILYPLWDVGYDLGYTVQSFKECTEMACSDPSFLTALLDARRITGSIPLAQALQSEIWGLIKQGQGLLWQEWLLKEQEKRHLRYGDSAFFLEPHLKEGLGGLRDIHVLLWIGKALFEAPDLYSLEKIGLLSGEDRMILSGSHDYLLRLRNQLHYLAGRKDDRLSFEFQEAMVEWSGTKAKGDILPVEVFMQEVYQHLQGIRIIHQNFFEHMAERRQRGEKHREILEPGIYLEGGRLYLDSAKVLTDNPSLLMKIFWYALNQEAILSQETIRLIKQCLFLADEKFQKSEAVSRLFLEIIGDLKMTRELLETMLQTGLLTTYLPELEATVCRTQFDTYHVYTVDIHLILTLVELKRVGQGLSAKEEPLLSEIWAEVQDLPALFLACLLHDIGKGQGKNHAQQGALMIPRIAERLKLPAQTGQTIAFLIRHHLLLVETALRRDLNDEDLIVRCAQLIPDSQTLKMLYLLSYADSLATSHQAWNNWKSMLLRELFFKLLHILEKGELSSGEALESSRRQVLELVEKEIPSKEALIFLEGMPHSYLLSLSPESIANHLRLLRQLDGKPFLWQVEKKEEIYEIFICCHDRPGLFSRLTGVLALNNINILGAQIFTRSDKIALDIFQVNPPLDPLFEEETWDRVYEQLSKAIDGKLSLDYRLAQKKPTLLISPVPIMVSENRVLIDNHGSDFYTILEIYTHDRLGLLYTITKTLSESELNIHFAKISTKVDQVVDVFYVTDLDGQKIYDQERIEEIQKAIIFALKTQ, from the coding sequence ATGTCAGAACCCCTTCATAAAAAATATCTCACCGAACAGCGACAGAAACTGAAGGAGCGTCATGACCAGGGCGAGGCCGGTTTGGCCGTCGCCGCCTGGCATGCCTCCTTTATCGACGTCTTTATCATCTCGGTTTTTAGCAGCATGGAGGCCCGGGCCTCTTTAGGACTGGAAGGGGGGGGACAGGCCTGTGTGGTGTTAGGGCTGGGAGGATATGGCCGGAAAGAACTGGCCCCCTTTTCCGATATCGACCTGCTTTTTCTCTGTTCCGATACCATTGCCCCCCAAATCAAGGAGGTCATCCGGAAGATCCTCTATCCCCTCTGGGATGTGGGCTATGATTTGGGGTATACGGTACAGTCCTTTAAAGAGTGTACCGAGATGGCCTGTTCGGACCCTTCCTTCCTAACCGCCTTATTGGATGCCAGACGGATTACCGGCAGCATTCCTTTGGCCCAGGCCCTCCAATCGGAGATTTGGGGCCTCATCAAACAAGGGCAGGGCCTTCTCTGGCAGGAATGGCTCCTCAAGGAACAGGAAAAACGGCACCTGCGTTATGGCGATTCGGCCTTTTTTCTGGAACCCCATTTAAAGGAGGGCCTCGGGGGACTCCGGGATATCCATGTCCTGCTCTGGATCGGCAAGGCCCTTTTCGAAGCCCCTGATTTATATTCCTTAGAAAAGATCGGCCTCCTGTCCGGCGAGGATCGGATGATCCTTTCCGGTTCCCATGACTATCTCCTTCGGCTCCGCAATCAGTTGCATTATCTGGCCGGCCGGAAAGATGACCGGCTCTCTTTCGAATTTCAGGAAGCCATGGTCGAATGGTCGGGGACCAAAGCCAAAGGCGATATCCTGCCCGTCGAAGTTTTCATGCAGGAGGTTTATCAGCACCTGCAGGGCATCCGGATCATTCATCAAAACTTCTTTGAGCATATGGCCGAGCGCCGGCAAAGGGGGGAGAAACACCGGGAAATCCTGGAACCCGGGATTTATCTGGAAGGCGGCCGGCTCTATTTGGATTCGGCCAAGGTCCTGACGGACAATCCGTCCCTCCTGATGAAGATTTTCTGGTATGCCCTGAACCAAGAGGCCATTTTGAGCCAGGAAACCATCCGCCTGATCAAGCAGTGTCTATTCTTGGCCGATGAAAAATTCCAAAAGTCCGAAGCAGTCAGCCGGTTATTCCTGGAGATCATCGGCGATTTGAAGATGACACGGGAATTATTGGAAACCATGTTGCAGACCGGGTTATTGACCACCTACCTTCCGGAGCTTGAGGCCACCGTCTGCCGGACCCAGTTTGATACCTACCATGTCTATACCGTGGATATTCATCTGATCCTGACCCTGGTGGAGTTAAAAAGGGTCGGCCAGGGTTTATCGGCTAAAGAGGAACCGTTACTTTCTGAAATCTGGGCCGAGGTCCAGGATCTTCCGGCCCTTTTCCTGGCCTGTCTGTTGCATGACATCGGCAAAGGCCAGGGTAAGAATCATGCCCAGCAAGGGGCCCTGATGATCCCCAGGATCGCCGAAAGGCTTAAGCTTCCGGCCCAAACCGGCCAAACGATCGCCTTTCTGATCAGGCATCATCTCCTGCTGGTCGAGACGGCCCTGCGCCGGGATTTGAACGATGAAGACCTGATTGTGCGCTGTGCCCAGTTAATCCCCGATTCTCAAACCCTGAAAATGCTCTATCTGCTCAGTTATGCCGATTCCCTGGCGACCAGCCATCAGGCCTGGAATAACTGGAAATCCATGCTGCTCCGGGAATTGTTTTTTAAGCTCCTTCATATCCTTGAAAAAGGAGAACTGTCCTCCGGTGAAGCTCTGGAGTCTTCCAGGCGCCAGGTATTGGAATTGGTGGAAAAGGAGATCCCCTCCAAGGAGGCCTTGATCTTTCTGGAAGGGATGCCCCATTCCTATCTCCTTTCCCTGTCTCCGGAATCGATTGCCAACCACCTGCGGCTGTTGCGCCAATTGGACGGAAAACCCTTCCTCTGGCAGGTGGAAAAGAAAGAAGAGATCTATGAAATTTTTATTTGCTGTCATGACCGGCCGGGACTCTTTTCGCGGCTGACCGGAGTTTTGGCTTTAAATAATATCAATATCCTGGGGGCCCAGATTTTTACCCGGTCGGATAAGATCGCCCTGGATATTTTCCAGGTCAACCCTCCGCTGGACCCTTTGTTTGAAGAGGAGACCTGGGACCGGGTTTATGAACAATTATCCAAGGCCATTGACGGGAAACTGTCCCTGGATTACCGGCTGGCCCAGAAAAAACCGACCCTCCTGATCTCCCCGGTCCCCATCATGGTTTCGGAGAACCGGGTCCTGATCGACAATCATGGTTCGGATTTTTATACGATTCTGGAAATTTATACCCATGACCGCCTGGGTTTGCTTTATACTATTACCAAGACCCTTTCGGAGAGCGAGTTGAATATTCATTTTGCCAAAATTTCCACCAAGGTGGACCAGGTGGTGGATGTCTTTTATGTAACCGATTTGGATGGTCAGAAGATTTATGACCAGGAACGGATAGAAGAAATACAGAAGGCAATTATATTTGCCCTAAAAACACAATAA